GCGATCGAGTATCCCATGCAACGCATCGGCACTTTGGGCTTAAATGTTTCTTTCTAACCAGCTTTTACAATGACAAAATATATCAAAATATCCATGCTTGCGGCGGCGCTGTTGATGAATGGCTGTAACGACGAATTCCTCGAACGCAAACCGCTCGACCGCGTCACCAACGAAACTTTCTGGAACACGGAAAATGATCTGCGCGTGTACAACAACGGCCTGTACGACCTCGCCCGCAACGACGATAATGTGCCCATTATGATGGGGCATTACCAGGGTTTCGAAAGCAACTGGGGCAGTATCTGGTTCCAGGACGAATTTGCCGACAATATGGCGCCCAAGCACGCGCGTCACGTTTTGTTTCAGCGAATCAGATCGGGAAAACATACTGTTCCGGCGGGTGCGCAGGAGTTTGGCTATAAAGGATGGAACTTCGTCCGCGCAATCAATATCGGCCTGGCCAATTATAATAAAGCTATCGTCGCCGACAATATCAAAGACCGTTACATCGCCGAGGCGAGGCTTTTCCGCGGCTGGTTCTATTCGGATAAAGTATCCAAGTTTGGCGACGCTCCCTGGGTTGAAAAAGAGTTAAACACAACGTCGGAAGAGCTTTTTGCCGCCAGGATGCCGCGTGAGCAGGTGATGGACAAAGTTCTGGAAGACCTCAATTTTGCATCTGCCAAACTGCCTGACAGCTGGAATGACGGCAATGCGCCGGGCCGCCTCAACCGCTGGTGCGCGTTGTTGGTCAAATCGCGCGTTTGTTTGTTTGAAGGAACCTGGCGGAAATACCACGGCGGTACCGATCCCGAAAAATGGCTGACCGCCGCTGCTGAGGCCGCAAAGGAACTAATGGACAAGGGTCCCTACTCGCTGCACGTGACCGGCGACACGACTTCGGACTACAATGCCTACCACCGCATTCTGAACCTGGCAGGCAACAAAGAAGTGATGTACTGGCGCAAATATCAGCTCGGCGTATATACTAACCACGTTCAGTCGTATTTTGAATATACCGGAGGCGCGAGCAAAAGTATGGTAGAAGATTACCTCTGCACGGATGGTTTGCCCATTACTTTGTCCAAACTCTACAAAGGCGACGACAAGATCGAGGATGTATTTGAAAACCGCGACCCTCGCCTGCGCCAGACGGTTTTGCACCCTGCCGACGCTGCAAAGTACAAGTATCACCTGGGCGACGGCCGCACTTATCCGCGTATTGTAGGCATGGCGGGCGGCTATACAACCGAAACCGGCTACCACATTATCAAGCATTATAATGCAGATGATATGATCGGAAAAGCATTCGATACCGCTGAGTCTCCGGCGATTACACTGCGTTTCGGCGAAGCACTGCTGAATTATGCCGAGGCCAAAGCAGAGCTGAACACACTGACACAAGGCGACCTGGATATAACCATCAACAAGCTGCGCGACAGGGTGGGTATGCCTCATATGGTGCTTGGTAAAATTCCTGTGGACCCGCGCTATACCGGCGACGGCGTGTCCCCGCTGATCTCGGAAATCCGCCGCGAACGTCGTGTTGAGCTGTTTATGGAAGGTTTCAGATACAACGATATCAAGCGCTGGAAACAAGGTAAAAAGCTGCTCATTCCAACAATGGGAATGCGCTGGGACGCAGCTGCGCAGGCCAGATATCCGGGAGCGGTGATCAAAACGGCAGTAGATCCGGTGTCGCAAAAGACTTATATCGACGTTTACCAGGGCACCGACTGGGCTACGCCTGTTTTCGATGAAGCCAAGCATTATCTGTGGCCAATTCCTTTGAACTCCCTGGCACAAAACCCGGCAATCAAGCAGAATCCCGGCTGGCAGTAAATTTTTGCTGTTAGCTGTTAGCTTTTAGCTTTTAGCTTTTGGAGGAAGGGAGGATGGAGGAAAGGAGGATGGAGGATGGTTCCTTTTTCCTCCCTTCCCCCCCCTTTCTCCTTCATCCTTCCTCCCTTCCTCCTTCCTCCCTTTTCCCTTTTCCCTTTTCCCTTTTCCCCCTAAACCAAACCCCTATGAAAAAACCAATTCTTTTACTCCCCCTATTTCTTCTTGCCTTAACGTTACAAGCCCAAATTACTCCACGCAATCTCCTCGCCAAAGCCTACCCACTCGATGCAGTTACGCAAATGCTGGTGGCGAAGGATCAGTGGAAACCTTATCCTGCTACGCCCGACGCCTGGAAGCAGGCTGTGCCGGATACTACTTTGAGCCGGGTTGTAAAGGATGCCGAAAAGCTGATTGATTTCAAATTTGAGCCGATCCCCGCTTCGGTTTCGCTGGATTTTGTGCGTTCTGGCGATCGGTTGCGGCATTCGGGGATATCTTTCGGAAAAAGGAATGTGCTGATGAAGCTGATTCTCGCTGAGAGTATCGAAGGAAAAGACCGTTTTACCGAAACCATTTTGAATGGGGTATGGTCGATTTGCGAGGAGAGTTTTTGGGGTGTTCCAGCGCATATCAATGACACCGGTTTGCCCGATCCCGATAATCCTGTGGTCGATTTGTTCGCGGCGGAAACGGGCGCGTTGCTGGGTTTGGCGGATTATTTTATAGGTCAGAAATTTGACAAAATCAATCCACAGATCCGTAAAAGGATCTATTTTGAAACAAACCGGCGCTTTTTTGTACCCATGCTTACAAAAGGTGATACTTACAAATACATGAGCAAAACCAGCCAGGTCAACAACTGGAATCCCTGGATCATGTCCAACTGGATTGCCGCGACGTTGCTGCTCGAACCGGACGAAAAGCGCCGGTCTGAAATGCTTCGGGGATCTATGCTCGGCCTCGACCGCTATATCAATAGTCTGGGCGCCGACGGCGGTTGCGATGAAGGCCCTAGCTACTGGTTTGCAGCTGGCGCCAGCGTGTATGATTGTCTTGAATTGCTGGCAGGTGCTACCAATTCGAAAATTGATATTTACCAGGAGGATATCATCAAAAAGATGGCCTCTTACGTCTACAAAACACATATCGACGGCCACTATTTCGTCAATTTCGCTGACGCCGACCCCAAACTCCGGCCCGACGGGTTGCTGCTGTACAGGCTGGGAAAGGCGGTAAAAGATGAGAAACTGGTTGAAATGGGGAAATGGGCATTCCAGAATTTCACTGCTGTGTCGACTTCCCCAGAAGGTTTTCACCGGCCAAGAAGAATCGAAAACCTCCTGACCATCAATCAGATCGACGGCGGAAAAATTTCGCTAACCCCTGTACAGGAGGCCTGGATAGGCGATATTCAGGTACTGACCGCCCGCGCCGGCGACGGACTTTTCCTGGCTACCCATGGCGGCCACAATGCGGAAAGCCATAACCATAATGACGTTGGTGATTTTATTATTTACGTAAAAGGCCAGCCTATGATCGTGGATGCGGGCAGAGGGAATTATACGGCCCGCACGTTTTCCAACAAGCGTTATGAGCTCTGGTTCACGCAATCTGAATACCATAATCTCCCGATCGTGAATGGTATTGGTCAGAAAGCAGGCCGGAAATTTGAGGCGACGGCTGTTAAAAGTAATGTCAACGGAAAAGAAGCAAGTCTGCAAATGGACATTGCCGCAGCCTACCCGCCGGAAGCGGGGATCACATCGTGGAAACGGCTGGTAGCTCTTAACCGGACCAAAAATCAGGTGGAGATCACGGAAGATTATGTGCTTAAATCGGAGCCAAAGTCCATTCAGGAAATATTTATGACGGTGTGCGATGTGGATTCTTCTGAACCCGGAAAAGTAAAGTTAAAAGGTGCCGGGAATACCAGCCTGACTCTATCCTACGATCCGAAAATGTGGTCAGTATCAACTGAAAAACCTTCTACGGACGGCATGGAATATGAGAGTTTCAAAACCAAATGGGACAACAGGCCTGTCACCCGTATTGTACTGGACAGCAAGCAGTTGAAGCAAAATGGAAAACACCGCCTTGTATTTGATACCAAAGAGTAGCAACGCGCCATGCTCAGGCTTTTCAGTGAATCATTAAACTTAAAGCATTCGTTCAGATGAAAAAAATAGGATCAACCCTGCTGCTCGCGGCCCTCTCCTTTACGTCAAATGCCCAGCAGGCGGCGAACCGGCCCACGATGGTAGCAGGGTTTCCTGTTAATTATTCCGAAGATTCAGCAGGCAACTACACGCTCCCCGACCTCCTGAAATGCACCGACGGACAAGCCGTAACCAGCGCGAAGATCTGGACACAAAAGCGGCGGCCTGAATTGGTAAAGATGGTGGAGGAAATCCAATTCGGAAAAATGCCTCCGGCCCCCAAAGACCTGAAATTCAATGCTTTTGACAAAGGAACGCCTGCATTGAACGGTAAGGCAATTCGTAAACAGGTTACGGTGTATCTGACGAAAGACACCTCAGACCACAAAATGAATCTCCTGATTTACCTGCCTGCGGCTTCCAAAAAGCCGGTTCCGATGCTTTTGAATATCTCTTTTGCCGCATATAACCAAATCATTGACGACCAGGGATTGCTGGTTGGAAATATCTGGAAGGACGGAAAAAAGATAAAGGCGGATAAGCCGAGTGTCTTTGGAAAAATGGACGTCGAGCAATTTATGGACGCAGGAATCGGCTTTGCCACCGTGTATTACGGAGATATTGAACCGGATTTTAAAGACGGAATCAACTACGGGATCCGGAAGGAGTATTTAAAACCGGGACAGACACAAACCGCTGATAACGAATGGGGTGCAATCGCAGCCTGGTCGTGGGGACTGAGCCGTGCGCTGGATTATTTTGAAACCGAAAAGCAGATCGATGCAAAACGCGTCGCATTGCAGGGAGCGTCGCGGCTCGGAAAGACCGTGCTTTGGGCGGGCATTCGTGACGAAAGGTTCAAGGTAGTGGTGGCCAGTATCTCGGGTGAAGGCGGGGCTGCACTGAGCCGCAGAAATTACGGAGAAACGATCCGTCACATCAGCGACCCTTCGAGGTACCTCTACCAATTTGCCCCCAATTATCACACCTTCGCAGAAAGGGTGAACGAAATGCCTTTCGATGCCCACGCCCTGGTAGCATTAATGGCACCGAGGCCCCTCCTGCTGCAAACGGGCAGTACTGATTATTGGTCAGACCCGAAAGGCGAATACCTTTCCGCTGTCGCGGCGGCACCGGTTTATCAACTTTTCAACAAAAAAGGTCCGCAAACGCCCCAAATGCCCGCTGCCGGGGATACCTCGCTGCTGTTGAACGAGCTGGGTTATTACATGCACGAAGGCGGCCACGGTGTACTGCCGGAGGACTGGAAGCATATTGTGAGCTATTTGAAGAAGTATTTGTGAGGCGGCCGGGGTCGTTTCAGACCGCCATTTACGCAAAAGCACCCCGATAATGTCGTAACCACCACCGGTGCAACAGATTCAATCTCATGATATTTGTAAAAATAAAAGAGCAAATCATGAGCGCACAGAAACTGACATTCAAAACTACCCTGTTGCTGGCAAAGAAAACGGCGACCGGCATTCAGGTACCTGACGAGATCGTCGAAAAACTTGGCTCGGGCAAGCGCCCCCCGGTTAACGTGACGATCAACGATTACACTTATCCGAGTACGATTGCTGTAATGGGCGGGATGTTTATGCTACCGGTTAGTGCCGAAGTTCGCCAGAATGCAAAAGTCCAGGCCGGAGAAACGATCGAAGTGACGTTACAACTCGATATGCAACCACGCGAAGTTACCTTACCCCACGATTTTCAAAAAGCATTGCACAGTAACCAGATGGCCAGGACATTCTTTGAAACACTTTCCAATAGCAACAAAAAGCGCTTCGTAATTCCGATCGAACAAGCCAAAACCGACGAGACGAGGAACAAGCGCATTGAAAAGGCAATTTCCGACCTGGAACAGGAGAAAAAAGTGTAGCCAGGTTACTTTACTGCTTTTTTAGCATAAACCTGATCGATCTCCGCGCCCGCATCGCCCTGCTGCTTCATCCATTTGTATAGCTCGCTCCGTAAATCCTCGATTTTCTTCTGATAAGCAGGATCACCGGCGAGATTATTGAGCTCAAAAGGATCTTTTTCCAAATCGAAAAATTCGACCGGCGGGCGGTTTTCGAAGCGGTCTGTCAGCTTTTTTGCAGCTGGGTTAGTTTCTGATTCTGCCACCCACGAGAACCAGACCGTATTGCGGTCCTGCCGCTCGCGGTTCATCATGAATTTATTATAGTATGGTTTATCCGCTGTCAGATTCAGGATTAGCTTGTAACGTTTATCGCGGATGCTGCGGATCGGATAAGGGTCTCCTTCGGGAATATTGTTATGAATTCCGTACGCATATTTTCTCTCGCCGGTACTTTTACCTAAAAGAACCGGCAAAATGCTTTTTCCATCCAAACCGTCGACCGCCTTTCCTCCCGCAAGGGCAATGAGGGTCGGGGTAATATCTTCGTACTGCGCAATTGCAGCTGTTTCCGTTGCGGGTTTCACTTTCCCGGGCCATTTCACGATCATCGAGCTTTTTTGCCCGGCATCGTACAGATTCCATTTTGCTCCGGGAAACTGTGCGCCCTGCTCGCCCAGAAAGATCAGCACGGTATTCTTTTCCTGACCCGTTTCTTTAAGTAAGCCGGAAATCTCCCCCACCTGATCGTCCAGCCGCCTGATCTCGGCAAGGTATTTTACGTACTGTCTCCGCGTTACCGGCGTATCGACCCAGTCTTTCGGCAGGATCACATTTTCCGCTTTGAACTCAGTTGTATCCCCAACCGTCCACGGCGTATGCGGGTTAATGCTCATGACAAACAGGCAATAGGGTTTTTCAGAACCAGTCATGTATTTTTTCACATCGCTTAGCTGATATGCATCAGTTGGTGCGACACAGTTAGGTTCAAAACCTTCGATAATATCAAATGGAAATACGCTTTTGGGCTTGGTAACGTGGTCCTTGCCGGTCAACCCGACGCGGTATCCCAGGTCTGCAAGGTAATGTCCGACGCTTTTCAGATGATCATAAACCGGCTTATGATTCTGAAAAGAACCATGTTTAACCGGGTAAAGTCCTGTAAAAAGCGAAGCGCGCGTGGGCACGCACATCGCTTCCGAAGCGATCATATTGGAGAATTTTAATCCTTCCTTTGCCAATGCATCAATATGGACCGTTTTCAGATTCCGGCCTCCATAGCAGCTCAACTGCCGGCTGTCGAGGTCATCGGCCATGATGATCATGATATTGGGTTTGGTGGTTTGGGCATGGGTGACGAACGCAGCCGGCAGAAGCAATAAACCCAGGTATCCTGCAATGATCGATTTTCTCATAGTTTGCAAATTACTCTTATCGTAAGCCGCAAAATAAGAAGTTCCTGAACTAAATCTACCTTCTGACTAAGAATCAAAACTAGGGTGCTACATAGTTTCCTTTTGCATTTTCCCAATACTCCTCCGTATTCGTAAGTGTCAATTCCGGCCTGATCATTCCCGGCGCGAAGGAGAATACTTCTGCTCCTCTTCTGATTTTATCAGGGAAATCAGGATTTGCGATGGCAGCGCGGCCGATAGATACAAAGTCGGCGTGACCGGTTGACAGTAATTTTTCGGAGAGGTTCTGATCATGCATACCGCCATTTGCGATTACCGGTACGCCTGTGAGCTGCCTGGCGATGGAATTGGATGAACTTCCGTCGGGATATTGACATTCCCGTGCCCATTTGCCCCCTTCCGCGGCAATATGAATATAGTCGGGATGGATTTTGGCAACTTCACTGAATACCGCGCGAGCTGTTTCTGCACCGCCTTCCCAGCGGTAAGCAAGATCATTGACCTTCCCCTCCGAGAACCGGATGCCTACAATGAAATCCGGCCGTACTATTTTCCTGATTTCCGTAAAAATCTCAGCAAGCAGCCGCAGGCGGTTCGAGACACTTCCACCGTAAGTATCTGTGCGCTTATTGGTATAAGGTGTGATAAACTGATCGAACAAATACCCGTTCGCCGCGTGAAGCTCTACGCCGTCAAAACCAGCTTCCTGCGCCAGCAATGCGGCTTTCACGAAACCTCTCTTGATTTTTTCCATGTCATTGACCCCCATTTCCCGTGGCAATGGATAAGGTTTTTCGTTCGTTTCAGGCTCCGGCGTATCCAGCGGCAGGATCGCCGACGGCGCGATCGTGTTTTCAAGAGACCGCGACAATGCGCCCGCATGCATTAACTGGGTTATAAACAAGACATCGGCGCGTTTCACTTCCTGTACAATTTCCTTCCAACCTGCCAGCTGCGTGGCGGTTACCAAACCAGGCTGATTCGGGTTGGCCTGACTATAAAGATCGTCTGTATAAATACCTTCGGTGACGATCATTCCAAAACCACCGCGCGCAAACGATGCATAATAATCGCGCATTTGTAACGTGGGGACGCCGGTTGAATCGGCGCTGGTGCGGGTCATCGGGGCGACGACAAAACGATTGGAAAGCCTTTTGTTTTGAATATAATAGGCTTTAAATAAAGGTGATTGCTGCGTGTTCATTGGATCTGTATTTTTTTATACAAATTTCAATGCGCACGGGCGTTGACGGGGAATAACTAATTTAAGAAAGGCCGTTAAACTAGTTTAACTTTTCTGCTGGCCGGTGAGCGGCAATTTTCGGATCTTACTTAAAAAAACGGGCGTAATGCCCAGATAGGAAGCAATGTGCTTTTGCGGAAGCCGCTGTTCTATTCCTGGATATTTATACAAAAGTGCCTCATAACGTTCAGCCCCGGATAGCATGATTGCATTCAGTATCCGCTCATCCTGCGCAAGACAGGCATTTTCATTCATAATCCGCCAAAACCGCTCGAAAACCGGAACCTGCCGGTAGAGTGTTTCAATAGCAGCTTTGTCCAGCTGTAACACCGTCGTTGGTTCCACGGCGACAATATTCCTGGTTGCCGGAACTTCTCTCAAAAAACTCGCCGAATCGGAAATCCACCAATCTTCCATCGCGAAATGCAGCGTGAAATCATTGCCTTTCGAATCGACATAAAATGACCGCAAAAATCCCTTTGTTACGAAAGACTCAAACCGACAGACCTCGCCCTGCTGCACCAGGTATTGCCGGGACAATAGATGGCGGATCTTCACCAGCGATCGCACATATTCCTGCTCCTCCGCAGTGAGTGGAATGCGTTTCAAAAAATGATCAATAACAGGTTGAATATCTTTGTTCTGCATTTGATAGTCGCTTTAATCCATACTAAGCGCCCTCTTCATAAACCCACCCAGGAAACTGGCGACGAATGTAAGGATTAATGAACCGTACAGACTGAAATTTTCCAATTCGGTTTCGCTGCTTGTTTCCGGCAATTCGGTGAAAAGAAAATACCCGCCCAGTACAAGCATACATTGCACCAATGCCAGAAACCAGCCTTTTCTGGGCTCCGCAAACCCGATCGCGATAGCGGCGCAAACCGCAACCAGGTAAGGAAGGTGCACACTCTCGGCCCGCTTTACCACGACCGTAAGTAAAACGCCTGTAAAAACGACCATGACGAGACTGGCGATGAGCTTTTTGTCCACAAATGGCGCCTGAATAGGTTCCGGGGTATTTTGCTGATTCGCTGATTTGTCTGAAATCAACCTTTCTTCCACCAGATCCGCCTGCGCCTCGGCCTCCATCTGCAAAGCCACATAAGCCTGCGACCGCCAGTGGTAAGGTTTGGGCGAAGTTCCCTGCGCTTTTGAGACTGATTTAGTGAAATGCAAAAGTGCAGTTTTAGGATCGCCGTCTTCCAGAAATAACCGGCCCAATTCCAGATGCGCCTCGTACACATCGTCGTCGAGACTGACGGCGGTTTGCACAGCCTCATATGCCTCCTTCCTGTTTTTTAAGCCTTTTTGAGCAAGTCCGCGGTACAAGTGCGCAATGCTCGAGCGCCGGTTTTTCACAACCTGATCATTGCAATACCGGAATGCTCCTTCGAAATTTTGATCGCGGTACATTTCAATCCCGGCAGCAAATTCGCTCTCCTCTCTTTCAGATTTTGAGCGGAGGTCGGCGTAGTTGCGCAGGTAATAGATATAACCGAAAAAGGTAATAACAACGAGAACTTCAAGCATTGTGCGGTCGACTAGTTCATTTCTACGCAATATAGTAACGGATCAAAAAAAAGCGGCTGCCTCCGCTAACAGAGACAGCCGCTAATATATCTTCTCAAAAAATCAGTATCCCGGATTTTGTGGTGCCAGGTTGGGATTGATCTGCAGCTCAGTCCGCGGGATCGGCATCAGATAATCGCGCTGTGCATTGAAGGTTGGGTGTGGTTCGAGGGAATTAGGCCCTTTAAAAACGACATCACCCAGTTTTCTGCGCTGGATATCGTACCAGCGCTTGTATTCGAAAGCCAGTTCCAGGCGTCTTTCTTCCATGATCAAATCAATGAAAGCCTGCTTTGTCAACCCCGCAGTCACATTAGCCGGGAAGGCCGACGCGGTTCCCGCCCAGTTTCTGGCGCGCGCCCGGATCTCGTTCACATAACCGATTGCCTCCGCCGTCGGCCCGTTCACTTCCGCCGACGCTTCTGCTGCCACGAGCAAAACTTCTGCGTAGCGCATGGCCGCATAGTTATGGTCGGAGTAGCGGCCTTCTGCATTCGAATTTCCCGCAAAACGTGCATACTTGGCAATATGCGGCCTTTTTGTATTCGGAAATTCCGTGTATGGTGCCAGTTTGCCGCCGATCAGGAGCGAATCGTCGAAACTTACATGCTTCCGGTAATCGCGTGCATCCCAGGTGTCGAACACTTTTTGCGAAGGTACGATCACGCTCCACCCGCTTCTGGGCGCATCGCCCCCGCGGACACCCGTCATTGGCGGCATAATGTCATCATTGGCACCGCCAGCTCCCGATTGCAGACCGAGAAAATCGATCGCAAATATATGTTCCTTCATATTATTGGCCTGCGGGGCACGGAAAAGCGTCTGAAAATCCGCTTCCAGTCCGTAGCCAAATTTGTCCTTATTATCAATCACCCATTTGGCTTCCGTGTAAGCTTTTGCGTAATCCTGCAAAGTCAGGTGAACGGTAGAAAGATACGCGGCGGCCGTCCCTTTCGTCGGGCGGCTCCTTACGTCGGCGGGCTGCTTTTCGGGCAACCATTGTTTGGCAAACTCAAAATCCGCAATAATTCCAGTGTAAACCGTCGCCGCGGGTGTTCTCGTCAGCTGCTTTACCGATTCAGGATTATTGATAAAGAAATCAATATAGGGCACATCCCCAAAAACCCGTACGAGGTGGAAATAGGCAAATGCGCGTACAAACCTCGCCTCTGCAATAAGCGGATTAATTTCCGCTTCGGCCAGGCCCAGCTGCTCTGCACCGGCAATCGCCGCATTGGACGCGCTGATCACCTGGTACCAGTATGGCCAGAACTGATTGACCATGTTATTGTTGTCGTCCATATTGAAGTCGTTGACCTGCTGCCGCTCCGCCGGCGTACCCCGGTCACCGATATCGCTCATATCGTCACGCAGCATCAGCGCCGACACGAACTGGCGACCGTACAACCGCTCAGAGGCGATCCATCCATAAGCCCCGAATACAGCCGTTTCTACGTCTTTGGCACTTTTAAACATGGCCTCGGGAGCTAGCAAACCAATTGGCTTCTCATTCAGGTCGGCGCAGCTCAGCAGCATGGCCGGCAACAAAAAAAGGAAGCATCTCCTGATATATATTTTCATTGTAATTTCTGATTAATAGGGTTTTAGACTAAAATCCGATATTTAAACCGACGGTGTAAGATTTGGCGTTTGGATAACTTGCGTAATCCAGCCCAAGGTTGCGGTTACCGTCCGTATCCCCTTCCGAAGAGTAATTCACTTCCGGATCATAACCTTTGTATTTGGTGAATGTCAGGATATTCTGGGCGCTCACGTAAACCCGCAGCTTTGTCAGACGAACCTTCTCCAATACCGGACGGGGCAGATTGTAGCCCAGCGCCAGGTTTTTCAACCTCACAAAACTTCCGTCATACACCCAGCGGGTAGAAACCCTTCTGGTACGGCCGGTCATCGCTTTCGGGATATTCGTATTGGTATTGGTTGGCGTCCAGCGGTTTAATGCATCGGTCGTCGCATTATTGATCCCCGACAGCAAATTCAGTTCCATAAGCGTATAACTCAGGAGGTCATTGCCTTGCGAAGCCTGGAAGAATGCATTCAGGTCAAAACCCTTGTAGCTGAAATCGTTATTAAGCCCCCAGGTAAATTTCGGGTGCGGATTTCCGATGATAGTCCGGTCGTCGCTGTTGAGCTGGCCGTCGGGCTCGCCGGTCAATTTTCCGTTTGCATCTTTTTTACCATTGATGTCCCTGAATTTCTCTCCGCCCGCAGCCACTTCGAAACCGCCGCCCGGGATGAAATTGTCATTTTGCTGATAAACGCCGTCATACAACCAGCCGTAGAAACTTCCTACCGGCTCGCCCTCGCGCAATATCTGTGTCTGACCAAGCCCTACCATATGTCCTGGCGCCGAGTTGTAAAAAATGTCGGTACCGTTCGGCAGTTTCAGCACTTTGTTCCGGTTCATTGAGAAATTAAGGTCCGTGCTCCATTTGAAATTTCCGTTCAGGTTGCGCGAGTTCAGCGTTACTTCAAAACCTTTGTTCTCAACAGTACCGATATTCTGTAGCTGGTCTGTGTAACCGGAATACTGAGGCAGCGGAACACTGAACAACAGATCGTTGGTCACGCGGCGATAGTAGTCGAGCACGAGGTTTAGCCGGTTGTTGAATAAACTGATATCGGTACCTACGTCAAACTGCGTGGTCGTTTCCCAGGTCAGGTCGTCGTTGGCAACGGTAGTCGGGCGAACTGCATTCACGGCCACGCCATTGATTACCGTATACACATTCGAGAACCGCGCCATGGTCTGGTAAGGCCCGATCGCCTGGTTACCCGTTAACCCATAGCTGGCACGCCATTTCCACTGACTGATCGCCCGCACGTTTTCCATAAAAGGCTCGCTCGACATTTTCCAGGCAAATGCACCCGAAGGGAACATGGCCCACTTATGGTTTTTGCTAAAATTGGATGAGCCGTCGCGGCGGATATTGGCTGTAAACAGGTAACGATCCGAAAGCGAATAGGTAACCCGGCCATAGAGCGAAGCAAGCTGCCACTCGGTCAGACCGGAAGTAGGACTTTGCCAAACCGAAGAGCCGCCCAGGTTCCAGAACGAAACCGCATCGGTAATAAACGATTGCCCTACACCCTCCCAAAATTCACTTGATGAAGTCTGGTAAGAATAGCCCGCCATCACCGACAGATCATGCTTTGTTCCGATTTTTTTGTTGTAAACCAGGTAGTTCTCGTTCAGGAGCAAAGTACTTTTTGTCCCTCTCACCGAAGCCCTGCCGCCGATATTCCGACCGTCGTTCAACGTGCTGGGCAGGTAATTGCCAGCGCGGCCGCTGTTGGTTGTGGCGCCAAGCGTTACCCTCAGTTTCAGATCGTCGAGAATGTTGTATTCCGCAAAAAGGTTACCCTGGATCCGGTCATTCAACGACTGGTTTTCGAGCTGTGTCGCGATTGCATACGGGTTATCGATCGGGTCATTCAATCTCGCCACTGTAAAACGTCCGTTCGCGTCGCGGATCGGCTGGTCGGGCTCGAACTTGAATGCAGCAGCCACTACGCCGGGGGTTAGTCCCGAAGAGCCTTCCTGCGTTTTGGACTGATCGCGGGACACCCGCTGCGCAAACATATTCAATCCGAATTTGAGTCTTTTCGACGCCTGGATATCGATGTTGCTCGTCACCGAAAACCGGTTGTATCCCGAGTTAATAATGATCCCTTT
This Dyadobacter sp. UC 10 DNA region includes the following protein-coding sequences:
- a CDS encoding TonB-dependent receptor: MRISLLQVVLAVCFAGTAAAVEVRAQELLAKKVTVNASGEQISRVLQQIEKQADVRFVFSSKLIQAGRKISLSARDMPLSEVLDAVLTPQGLVFEVRGKNIVIKPGAKARETGAVSEPAGVTPQGIADLTVKGKVTDAQNSDPLPGVNILLKGTQVGTSTGTDGSYSIQVPDANATLVFSFVGYISQEIKVGNQTEVNISLKTDDKSLEEVVVVGYGTVKKSDVTGSVSSIKAEEITAYPALGTVQALQGRAAGVQIQANNGEPGSTFKVRVRGSSSINASSDPIYVVDGFVGGALPPPEDIASIEVLKDASATAIYGSRGANGVIMVTTKKGVSGKPRIEFNTSFSSQEEINRLNLLNADQFLSYVQEARPNVVSAGGNTDWQDQIFRKGGIQNYQLSLAGGNDAVKYYVSGALYDHKGIIINSGYNRFSVTSNIDIQASKRLKFGLNMFAQRVSRDQSKTQEGSSGLTPGVVAAAFKFEPDQPIRDANGRFTVARLNDPIDNPYAIATQLENQSLNDRIQGNLFAEYNILDDLKLRVTLGATTNSGRAGNYLPSTLNDGRNIGGRASVRGTKSTLLLNENYLVYNKKIGTKHDLSVMAGYSYQTSSSEFWEGVGQSFITDAVSFWNLGGSSVWQSPTSGLTEWQLASLYGRVTYSLSDRYLFTANIRRDGSSNFSKNHKWAMFPSGAFAWKMSSEPFMENVRAISQWKWRASYGLTGNQAIGPYQTMARFSNVYTVINGVAVNAVRPTTVANDDLTWETTTQFDVGTDISLFNNRLNLVLDYYRRVTNDLLFSVPLPQYSGYTDQLQNIGTVENKGFEVTLNSRNLNGNFKWSTDLNFSMNRNKVLKLPNGTDIFYNSAPGHMVGLGQTQILREGEPVGSFYGWLYDGVYQQNDNFIPGGGFEVAAGGEKFRDINGKKDANGKLTGEPDGQLNSDDRTIIGNPHPKFTWGLNNDFSYKGFDLNAFFQASQGNDLLSYTLMELNLLSGINNATTDALNRWTPTNTNTNIPKAMTGRTRRVSTRWVYDGSFVRLKNLALGYNLPRPVLEKVRLTKLRVYVSAQNILTFTKYKGYDPEVNYSSEGDTDGNRNLGLDYASYPNAKSYTVGLNIGF